In the genome of Pseudomonas sp. LBUM920, one region contains:
- the rplU gene encoding 50S ribosomal protein L21 produces the protein MSYAVIVTGGKQYKVAPGEYLKIEKLEVATGESVTFDRVLLVANGDDVNIGAPVVAGATVVAEVISQGRHDKVRIIKFRRRKHHMKRMGHRQWYTEIKITGIQA, from the coding sequence ATGTCGTACGCAGTAATTGTTACTGGTGGCAAGCAATACAAGGTCGCCCCAGGTGAATACCTGAAGATCGAAAAACTGGAAGTCGCCACTGGCGAATCCGTTACCTTTGATCGCGTTCTGTTGGTCGCCAATGGCGATGACGTGAACATCGGCGCTCCAGTTGTTGCTGGCGCTACCGTTGTGGCTGAAGTGATCTCCCAAGGTCGTCACGATAAAGTCCGCATCATCAAGTTCCGTCGTCGTAAGCACCACATGAAGCGTATGGGCCACCGCCAGTGGTACACCGAGATCAAAATCACCGGTATTCAGGCTTAA
- a CDS encoding zinc ribbon domain-containing protein YjdM — protein sequence MSTLPPCPKCNSEYTYEDGAQLICPECAHEWSANGEAEAAGDETVKKDSVGNVLQDGDTITVIKDLKVKGTSLVVKVGTKVKNIRLCDGDHDIDCKIDGIGPMKLKSEFVRKV from the coding sequence GTGAGCACGTTGCCACCCTGCCCAAAATGCAATTCCGAATACACCTACGAAGATGGCGCCCAGCTGATCTGCCCGGAATGCGCCCATGAGTGGTCCGCCAATGGCGAGGCCGAAGCAGCCGGTGATGAAACCGTGAAGAAAGACTCTGTAGGCAACGTCCTGCAAGACGGCGACACCATTACCGTGATCAAAGACCTCAAGGTCAAAGGCACGTCGCTGGTAGTCAAGGTCGGCACCAAGGTCAAGAACATCCGTCTGTGCGACGGCGACCACGATATCGACTGCAAGATCGACGGCATCGGCCCGATGAAACTCAAGTCCGAGTTCGTCCGTAAAGTCTGA
- a CDS encoding polyprenyl synthetase family protein, translating into MQPQAFYRAVADDFSAVDGIIKQQLTSKVPLVSKIGDYITSAGGKRLRPLLVLLCGKALGREGDDLRLLAATIEFLHTATLLHDDVVDMSGMRRGRETANAMWGNAPSVLVGDFLYSRSFEMMVELGSMPVMKILSQATRIIAEGEVLQLSKVRDASTTEETYMEVIRGKTAMLFEASTHSAAALCGATAEQAEALRTFGDHLGVAFQLVDDLLDYKGDAETLGKNVGDDLAEGKPTLPLIYTMREGTPEQAALVRKAIQKGGIENLEAIREAVEASGSLEYTAQLARDYVARAIKCLEALPASEYRDALVELSEFAVARTH; encoded by the coding sequence ATGCAACCCCAAGCTTTCTACCGCGCGGTCGCGGACGATTTTAGCGCCGTCGACGGCATCATCAAGCAGCAGCTGACTTCTAAAGTGCCGCTGGTCTCCAAAATTGGCGACTACATTACGTCGGCGGGCGGCAAACGCCTGCGTCCTTTATTAGTGTTGCTGTGTGGCAAGGCCCTGGGCCGCGAAGGCGATGACCTGCGCCTGCTGGCCGCCACTATCGAATTCCTGCACACCGCCACCCTGCTGCATGACGACGTGGTCGACATGTCCGGCATGCGTCGTGGCCGTGAGACCGCCAATGCCATGTGGGGCAACGCCCCCAGCGTGTTGGTCGGCGACTTTCTGTACTCGCGCTCGTTCGAAATGATGGTCGAACTGGGCTCGATGCCGGTGATGAAGATTCTTTCACAAGCCACGCGCATCATCGCCGAAGGCGAAGTGTTGCAGCTGTCGAAGGTCCGCGACGCCAGCACCACCGAAGAAACCTACATGGAAGTGATCCGCGGCAAAACCGCGATGCTCTTCGAAGCCTCCACTCACAGTGCTGCCGCCCTGTGCGGCGCCACTGCCGAACAGGCCGAAGCCCTGCGCACCTTTGGCGATCACCTGGGCGTGGCGTTCCAGTTGGTGGACGACCTGCTCGACTACAAGGGCGACGCCGAGACCCTGGGCAAGAACGTCGGTGACGACCTGGCAGAGGGCAAGCCGACCTTGCCGCTGATCTACACCATGCGCGAAGGTACGCCAGAACAGGCCGCCCTGGTGCGCAAGGCGATCCAGAAAGGCGGGATCGAAAACCTGGAGGCCATCCGCGAAGCCGTTGAAGCTTCGGGCTCCCTGGAGTACACCGCGCAACTGGCGCGTGACTACGTCGCCCGCGCCATCAAGTGCCTTGAAGCCCTGCCTGCCAGTGAATACCGGGATGCCCTGGTCGAACTGAGTGAGTTCGCGGTCGCGCGTACGCACTGA
- a CDS encoding MurR/RpiR family transcriptional regulator: MDILYQIRARQDSFSAGEGRIAKLMLDDVGFAASASLEELSQRAEVSTATLSRFARSVGCRDLRDLRLQLAQASGVGSRFLDPAGLPEQSAFHRQILGDIELTLRQHLSGFNQASFVDAVSLLGKARMIHAFGMGGPSSLCSEELQVRLVRLGYPIAACRDPVMMRVTAATLGPEQALIVCSLSGLTPELLDVVRLARNYDAPIVAITLADSPLAQLADVLLPLQPAETSFIYKPTAARYGMLLAIDLLATELALVMPDENQERLRRIKLALDDYRGGPDSLPLGD, translated from the coding sequence ATGGACATCCTCTACCAGATCCGCGCCCGCCAGGATTCCTTCAGTGCCGGCGAAGGCCGTATCGCCAAGCTGATGCTCGATGACGTGGGCTTTGCCGCGTCGGCCAGTCTGGAGGAGTTGTCCCAGCGCGCCGAGGTCAGCACGGCGACCTTGTCGCGATTTGCCCGCAGCGTCGGCTGCCGCGACTTGCGCGATTTACGCTTGCAACTGGCCCAGGCCAGCGGGGTGGGCAGCCGCTTCCTGGACCCGGCGGGGTTGCCGGAGCAGTCGGCGTTCCATCGACAGATTCTCGGCGATATCGAATTGACCTTGCGTCAGCATCTGTCGGGGTTCAACCAGGCGAGTTTTGTCGATGCCGTCAGCCTGTTGGGCAAGGCGCGGATGATTCACGCATTCGGCATGGGCGGCCCGTCGAGCCTGTGCAGTGAAGAGTTGCAAGTGCGACTGGTGCGCCTGGGTTACCCGATTGCCGCTTGCCGCGACCCGGTGATGATGCGCGTCACCGCCGCGACCTTGGGCCCTGAGCAGGCGCTGATCGTGTGCTCGCTCTCCGGCCTCACGCCCGAGTTGTTGGACGTGGTGAGGCTGGCGCGCAATTACGACGCGCCCATCGTCGCCATCACCCTGGCCGATTCACCGCTGGCGCAGCTGGCGGATGTGTTGTTGCCGCTGCAGCCGGCCGAAACCAGTTTTATCTACAAGCCCACCGCGGCGCGCTACGGAATGCTGTTGGCCATCGACCTGCTCGCCACTGAGCTGGCGCTGGTCATGCCGGACGAAAACCAGGAACGCCTGCGTCGGATCAAGCTGGCCCTGGACGATTATCGCGGCGGCCCCGATAGCCTGCCGCTTGGAGATTGA
- the cgtA gene encoding Obg family GTPase CgtA, with protein sequence MKFVDEVSIRVKAGDGGNGCMSFRREKFIENGGPNGGDGGDGGSIYMMADENLNTLVDYRYTRHFDAERGSNGGSTDCTGKKGEDLVLRVPVGTTIIDSATQEVIGDLTKAGQKLMVVQGGWHGLGNTRFKSSTNRAPRQTTPGKPGEQRDLKLEMKVLADVGLLGLPNAGKSTFIRSVSAAKPKVADYPFTTLVPNLGVVSVDRWKSFVIADIPGLIEGASDGAGLGIRFLKHLSRTRLLLHLVDMAPLDDTSAPDAAEVIVSELTKFSPALAERDRWLVLNKCDQILEEEHEERVKEIVDRLEWEGPVYVISAIAKEGTERLTRDIMRYLEDRADRLAADPVFKAELAELDQQIEDEARAQLQALDDQRALRRSGVKSVHDIGDDDWDEEDVDDEDGPEIIYVRD encoded by the coding sequence ATGAAGTTCGTTGATGAAGTTTCCATCCGAGTAAAAGCAGGCGACGGCGGTAACGGTTGCATGAGTTTCCGTCGCGAAAAATTCATCGAAAACGGTGGCCCCAACGGTGGTGATGGCGGTGACGGCGGTTCCATCTACATGATGGCCGACGAAAACCTCAACACCCTGGTCGACTACCGTTACACCCGGCACTTCGATGCCGAGCGTGGCTCCAACGGCGGCAGCACCGACTGCACCGGTAAAAAAGGCGAAGACCTGGTGCTGCGCGTACCGGTCGGCACCACAATCATCGACTCGGCCACCCAGGAAGTGATTGGCGACCTGACCAAGGCCGGCCAGAAACTGATGGTTGTGCAGGGCGGCTGGCACGGTCTGGGTAACACCCGATTCAAGTCCAGTACCAACCGTGCACCACGCCAGACCACGCCGGGCAAGCCGGGCGAGCAGCGTGACCTCAAGCTGGAAATGAAAGTACTGGCAGACGTCGGCCTCTTGGGCCTGCCGAATGCCGGCAAAAGTACCTTCATCCGCTCGGTCTCGGCCGCCAAACCGAAAGTCGCCGACTACCCGTTCACCACCCTGGTGCCAAACCTGGGCGTGGTCAGCGTGGACCGCTGGAAAAGCTTCGTGATCGCCGACATTCCAGGCTTGATCGAAGGTGCTTCCGATGGCGCCGGCCTGGGGATTCGCTTCCTCAAGCACTTGTCGCGTACCCGTTTGCTGCTGCACCTCGTCGACATGGCGCCGCTGGATGACACCAGCGCACCGGACGCCGCCGAAGTGATCGTCAGCGAACTGACCAAGTTCAGCCCGGCCCTGGCCGAGCGCGATCGTTGGTTGGTGCTCAACAAGTGCGACCAGATCCTGGAAGAAGAGCACGAAGAGCGCGTCAAGGAAATCGTCGATCGCCTGGAGTGGGAAGGTCCGGTCTACGTGATCTCGGCCATCGCCAAAGAAGGCACCGAGCGCCTGACCCGCGACATCATGCGCTACCTGGAAGACCGCGCCGACCGCCTGGCGGCCGACCCGGTATTCAAGGCCGAACTCGCCGAGCTCGATCAACAGATCGAAGACGAAGCCCGTGCCCAGCTGCAAGCCCTGGATGACCAGCGTGCCCTGCGCCGCAGCGGCGTGAAGTCGGTCCATGACATCGGCGACGATGATTGGGACGAAGAAGACGTGGATGATGAAGACGGTCCGGAAATCATTTACGTGCGCGACTGA
- a CDS encoding CreA family protein — MRVMNGVLGLLLALPLLASAEEIGQVSTVFKFVGPNDRIVVEAFDDPKVDGVTCYLSRAKTGGVKGGLGLAEDRAEASIACRQVGPIHFKGELKDGDEVFKERTSLVFKTMQVVRFLDKKRNTLVYLVYSDRLIEGSPQNAVTAIPILPWPTAQ; from the coding sequence ATGCGCGTCATGAACGGAGTACTCGGCCTGTTGCTGGCTCTGCCGCTGCTGGCCTCGGCTGAAGAAATTGGCCAGGTATCGACGGTGTTCAAGTTTGTCGGGCCCAACGACCGGATCGTGGTCGAGGCGTTTGATGATCCCAAGGTTGATGGTGTGACCTGCTACCTGTCGCGCGCCAAGACGGGCGGCGTCAAAGGCGGCCTGGGCCTGGCCGAGGACCGCGCCGAAGCCTCGATCGCCTGCCGCCAGGTTGGCCCGATTCACTTCAAGGGTGAACTCAAGGATGGCGACGAAGTGTTCAAGGAACGCACCTCGCTGGTGTTCAAGACCATGCAGGTGGTGCGCTTCCTCGACAAGAAGCGCAATACCCTGGTTTACCTGGTTTACAGCGACCGTTTGATCGAAGGCAGCCCGCAAAACGCAGTCACGGCGATTCCGATTTTGCCGTGGCCGACCGCTCAGTAG
- a CDS encoding FKBP-type peptidyl-prolyl cis-trans isomerase, with translation MSEVNLSTDETRVSYGIGRQLGDQLRDNPPPGVSIDAILAGLTDAFAGKPSRVDQEQMAASFKVIREIMQAEAAAKAEAAAGAGLAFLAENAKRDGITTLASGLQFEVLTAGTGAKPTREDQVRTHYHGTLIDGTVFDSSYERGQPAEFPVGGVIAGWTEALQLMNAGSKWRLYVPSELAYGAQGVGSIPPHSVLVFDVELLDVL, from the coding sequence ATGTCCGAAGTTAATCTGTCCACCGACGAAACCCGCGTCAGCTACGGTATCGGCCGTCAGTTGGGCGACCAACTGCGCGACAACCCGCCACCGGGCGTGAGCATCGACGCCATCCTGGCTGGCCTGACCGACGCGTTCGCAGGCAAACCAAGCCGTGTTGACCAAGAGCAAATGGCGGCCAGCTTCAAAGTTATCCGTGAAATCATGCAAGCCGAAGCGGCTGCCAAGGCTGAAGCCGCGGCTGGCGCTGGCCTGGCGTTCCTGGCTGAAAACGCCAAGCGTGATGGCATCACTACCCTGGCTTCCGGCCTGCAATTTGAAGTATTGACTGCCGGTACAGGCGCCAAGCCGACCCGTGAAGACCAAGTGCGTACTCACTACCACGGCACGCTGATCGACGGCACTGTGTTCGACAGCTCTTACGAGCGCGGCCAGCCTGCAGAATTCCCGGTTGGCGGCGTGATCGCCGGCTGGACCGAAGCCCTGCAATTGATGAATGCCGGCAGCAAATGGCGTCTGTACGTGCCGAGCGAACTGGCTTACGGCGCTCAAGGCGTTGGCAGCATCCCGCCGCACAGCGTTCTGGTGTTCGACGTCGAGCTGCTCGACGTTCTGTAA
- a CDS encoding amidohydrolase family protein translates to MKYDTLIRQALIIDGSNTPGYVADVGLRDGRIETIGDLSNAQAEHEIDADGRVLAPGFIDVHTHDDTVVIRHPQMLPKLSQGVTTVIVGNCGISASPVSLRSDPPDPMNLLGTREAFAYPRFADYRAAVESAHPAVNVAALIGHTALRSNHMDDLQRTATPNEIAAMRVQLRASLEAGALGLSTGLAYASAFNAETDEVLQLSEELTAFGAVYTTHLRSEFEPVLEAMDEAFLIGRHAKAPVIISHLKCAGAGNWGRSPQLLASLELAAKTHPVGCDCYPYAASSSTLDLKQVTDAFRITITWSTPHPEVGGRDLQDIAAEWDVSLLDAARRLQPAGAVYYGMDEADVRRILAHPLSMVGSDGLPEDPFPHPRLWGAFPRVLGHFSRDVGLFPLHTAVHKMTGLSAARFGLAERGEIRQGYWADLVLFDPLRVRDVADFKEPQRAAEGIDGVWINGVLSYSDGQANGQRPGRFLARSGDLRGGFSTL, encoded by the coding sequence ATGAAGTACGACACGCTGATACGCCAGGCGCTGATCATTGATGGCAGCAACACACCAGGTTATGTCGCCGATGTAGGGCTGCGTGACGGGCGTATCGAGACAATCGGCGATCTGTCGAACGCCCAGGCTGAGCATGAAATTGATGCAGATGGCCGCGTCTTGGCCCCCGGTTTTATCGACGTACACACTCACGATGACACGGTGGTGATCCGCCACCCCCAAATGCTGCCCAAACTCAGCCAGGGCGTGACCACGGTGATTGTCGGCAACTGCGGCATCAGCGCCTCGCCGGTGAGTCTGCGCAGTGATCCGCCGGACCCGATGAACCTGCTGGGCACGCGGGAGGCATTCGCTTACCCGCGGTTTGCCGATTACCGCGCTGCCGTGGAAAGTGCTCACCCTGCGGTCAATGTCGCGGCGTTGATCGGCCATACGGCGCTGCGCAGCAACCATATGGACGACCTGCAGCGCACCGCCACGCCGAATGAAATCGCCGCCATGCGTGTGCAGCTGCGAGCAAGTCTTGAGGCTGGCGCGCTGGGTTTATCCACAGGCCTGGCCTACGCCAGCGCGTTTAATGCCGAGACCGATGAAGTGCTGCAACTCAGTGAAGAACTGACGGCGTTTGGCGCGGTGTACACCACGCATTTGCGCAGCGAATTCGAGCCCGTGCTGGAGGCGATGGACGAAGCGTTTTTGATCGGCCGACACGCCAAGGCACCGGTGATTATTTCCCACCTCAAGTGCGCCGGTGCGGGCAACTGGGGGCGCAGTCCGCAGCTGTTGGCGTCGCTGGAACTGGCGGCGAAAACCCACCCGGTGGGCTGTGATTGTTATCCCTATGCGGCCAGCTCTTCGACGCTGGACCTCAAGCAGGTCACCGACGCATTTCGCATCACCATTACCTGGTCGACGCCACACCCGGAAGTCGGCGGGCGCGACTTGCAGGACATCGCCGCCGAGTGGGATGTTTCGTTACTGGACGCGGCACGCCGCCTGCAACCGGCGGGTGCGGTGTACTACGGCATGGATGAAGCCGATGTGCGACGCATCCTCGCGCATCCGCTGTCGATGGTCGGGTCGGATGGCTTGCCGGAAGACCCGTTCCCGCATCCACGCTTGTGGGGCGCATTTCCACGGGTGTTGGGGCATTTCAGCCGCGATGTGGGGTTGTTTCCGCTGCACACGGCGGTGCACAAGATGACCGGGCTGTCGGCGGCGCGCTTTGGCTTGGCCGAGCGTGGGGAAATTCGTCAAGGGTATTGGGCTGACCTGGTGTTGTTCGACCCATTGCGGGTGCGCGACGTGGCGGACTTCAAGGAGCCCCAACGCGCGGCGGAAGGCATTGATGGCGTGTGGATCAACGGCGTGTTGAGCTACAGCGACGGGCAGGCCAATGGTCAGCGGCCAGGGCGGTTTTTGGCGCGCAGTGGGGATTTGCGTGGTGGGTTTTCGACTCTATAG
- a CDS encoding gluconate:H+ symporter, whose protein sequence is MAAPLGLGLLAYAAIAIIALIVLIARYRLNPFIVITLVSIGLALMAGMPADTIMGSYEAGVGKTLGHIALVVALGTMLGKMMAESGGAEQVARTLINRFGERNAHWAMVCIAFLVGLPLFFEVGFVLLVPIAFTVARRVGVSILMVGLPMVAGLSVVHALVPPHPAAMMAVLAYNASVGQTVLYAILIGIPTAIIAGPLYAKFIVPRIHLPAQNPLERQFIEREPRTRLPSFTLTMGTILLPVVLMMIGGWANVISTPGTGFNQFLLFIGNSVIALLLATLVSFWTLGLAQGFNREAILKFTNECLAPTASITLLVGAGGGLNRILVDAGVTNEILGLAHAFHLSPLVMGWLFAALMRIATGSATVAMTTASGVVAPVAMGLGYPHPELLVLATGAGSVIFSHVNDGGFWLIKEYFNMTVIQTFKTWTVLETLISVVAFGLTYGLSLVL, encoded by the coding sequence ATGGCCGCACCACTGGGCTTGGGGCTGTTGGCATACGCTGCCATCGCCATCATTGCATTGATCGTGCTGATCGCACGTTACCGACTCAACCCGTTTATCGTCATCACCTTGGTGTCCATCGGCCTGGCGCTGATGGCCGGCATGCCGGCAGACACGATCATGGGCTCGTACGAGGCGGGCGTGGGTAAAACCCTGGGGCACATTGCTCTGGTGGTGGCGCTGGGCACCATGCTCGGCAAGATGATGGCCGAGTCCGGCGGCGCCGAGCAGGTGGCGCGCACGCTGATCAACCGCTTCGGCGAGCGCAATGCGCATTGGGCGATGGTGTGCATCGCGTTCCTGGTGGGGCTGCCGCTGTTTTTCGAGGTCGGTTTTGTGTTGCTGGTGCCGATCGCCTTTACCGTGGCGCGGCGCGTTGGGGTGTCGATCCTGATGGTCGGCTTGCCGATGGTCGCCGGTTTGTCGGTGGTGCATGCGCTGGTGCCGCCACACCCGGCGGCGATGATGGCGGTGCTGGCGTATAACGCCTCGGTTGGGCAGACCGTGCTGTACGCAATTTTGATCGGTATTCCCACGGCCATCATCGCCGGCCCGCTGTACGCGAAGTTCATCGTGCCGCGCATTCACTTGCCGGCGCAGAACCCACTGGAACGCCAGTTTATCGAGCGCGAGCCGCGCACCCGTCTGCCGAGCTTTACGTTGACCATGGGCACCATCCTGTTGCCGGTGGTGCTGATGATGATCGGCGGCTGGGCCAATGTGATTTCCACCCCCGGCACTGGCTTTAACCAATTCCTGCTGTTTATCGGCAACTCGGTGATTGCGCTGTTGCTAGCGACCTTGGTGAGCTTCTGGACCTTGGGCCTGGCCCAGGGTTTCAACCGCGAGGCGATCCTCAAGTTCACCAATGAATGCCTGGCACCGACCGCCAGCATCACCTTGCTGGTGGGCGCGGGCGGCGGCTTGAATCGCATTTTGGTGGACGCGGGCGTCACCAACGAAATTCTCGGCCTGGCCCACGCCTTCCATCTGTCGCCGCTGGTGATGGGGTGGTTGTTTGCTGCGCTGATGCGCATCGCCACCGGTTCGGCCACGGTGGCCATGACCACCGCCTCCGGTGTGGTCGCGCCCGTGGCCATGGGGCTGGGTTATCCACACCCTGAATTATTGGTGTTGGCCACCGGCGCGGGTTCGGTGATCTTTTCCCACGTCAACGACGGCGGCTTCTGGCTGATCAAGGAATACTTCAATATGACGGTGATCCAGACTTTCAAGACCTGGACCGTGCTGGAGACGTTGATCTCGGTGGTCGCGTTCGGTCTGACTTACGGCCTGTCTCTGGTTCTATGA
- the rpmA gene encoding 50S ribosomal protein L27: MAHKKAGGSTRNGRDSEAKRLGVKMYGGQKIIPGNIIVRQRGTQFHAGYGVGMGKDHTLFAKIEGVIKFEVKGAFNRRYVSVVAA, encoded by the coding sequence ATGGCACACAAAAAAGCTGGTGGTAGTACCCGTAACGGTCGCGACTCAGAAGCCAAACGCCTTGGCGTGAAGATGTATGGCGGCCAGAAAATCATTCCGGGCAACATCATCGTGCGTCAGCGCGGCACCCAATTCCACGCCGGTTACGGTGTTGGCATGGGTAAAGATCACACCCTCTTCGCTAAAATCGAAGGCGTGATCAAGTTTGAAGTAAAAGGCGCTTTCAACCGCCGTTACGTGAGCGTTGTCGCCGCTTAA
- a CDS encoding glyoxalase superfamily protein yields the protein MHLGKVTPILRIFDEAKALEFYVDFLGFKVDWQHRFEANFPLYLQVSLGECVLHLSEHHGDASPGSAVRIQAQGVDAYQQQLLAKDYRYAKPGVEETPWGSREMSIGDPFGNRLVFVEEGEG from the coding sequence ATGCACTTAGGAAAAGTCACCCCCATTCTGCGGATATTCGACGAAGCCAAAGCGTTGGAGTTCTACGTCGACTTCCTCGGGTTCAAGGTCGACTGGCAGCATCGCTTCGAGGCGAATTTCCCGTTGTATCTGCAGGTGTCGTTGGGTGAGTGCGTGCTGCATTTGTCCGAGCATCATGGCGATGCGTCGCCGGGGTCAGCGGTGCGGATTCAGGCGCAAGGCGTGGACGCGTATCAGCAGCAATTGCTGGCCAAGGATTATCGGTATGCCAAGCCTGGCGTTGAAGAAACGCCCTGGGGCTCGCGGGAGATGAGCATCGGCGATCCGTTTGGTAATCGGCTGGTGTTTGTCGAGGAAGGCGAGGGCTGA
- a CDS encoding glutathione peroxidase, whose amino-acid sequence MSAFHDLKLKALDGQELPLAPFKGQVVLVVNVASKCGLTPQYAALENLYQQYKGQGFTVLGLPCNQFAGQEPGTEEEIQAFCNVNYGVTFPLGSKLDVNGHDRHQLYRLLAGEGAEFPGDITWNFEKFLLGKDGRVLARFSPRTAPDDPTIVQAIEKALS is encoded by the coding sequence ATGAGTGCTTTCCACGACCTGAAACTCAAAGCTTTGGACGGTCAAGAGCTACCGCTGGCGCCCTTCAAGGGGCAAGTTGTGCTGGTGGTGAATGTGGCCTCCAAATGTGGCTTGACCCCGCAATACGCGGCGTTGGAAAACCTCTATCAGCAGTACAAGGGCCAGGGGTTTACCGTATTGGGCCTGCCGTGCAACCAGTTTGCGGGCCAGGAACCGGGCACCGAGGAAGAAATCCAGGCGTTCTGCAACGTGAACTACGGTGTGACCTTCCCGTTGGGCAGCAAGCTCGACGTCAACGGCCACGATCGCCACCAGCTCTACCGTTTACTGGCGGGCGAGGGCGCCGAGTTTCCTGGGGATATCACCTGGAACTTCGAGAAGTTCCTGCTAGGCAAGGACGGGCGAGTGCTGGCTCGATTCTCGCCGCGTACCGCGCCGGATGATCCGACAATCGTGCAGGCCATCGAAAAAGCCCTGAGCTGA
- the proB gene encoding glutamate 5-kinase gives MRSKVTGAQRWVVKIGSALLTADGKGLDRAAMSVWVEQMVALHEAGVELVLVSSGAVAAGMSRLGWTARPSAMHELQAAAAIGQMGLVQAWESSFAEHGRHTAQILLTHDDLSDRKRYLNARSTLRALVELKVIPVINENDTVVTDEIRFGDNDTLAALVANLVEADLLVILTDRDGMFDADPRNNPDAQLIYEARADDPALDAVAGSVGGALGRGGMQTKLRAARLAARSGAHTIIVGGRLERVLDRLKAGERIGTLLSPERGMLAARKQWLAGHLQTRGTLVLDDGAVSALSQGNKSLLPVGVKLVQGSFRRGEMVVCVAPDGREIARGLANYSALEAQKIIGQSSDAIVGLLGYMAEPELVHRDNLILV, from the coding sequence ATGCGGAGCAAAGTGACAGGTGCGCAGCGCTGGGTCGTAAAGATCGGAAGTGCGCTGCTGACGGCGGATGGCAAAGGTCTGGATCGCGCAGCCATGAGCGTCTGGGTCGAGCAGATGGTGGCCTTGCATGAGGCCGGTGTCGAGTTGGTGCTGGTGTCGTCCGGGGCCGTTGCCGCCGGCATGAGCCGCCTCGGCTGGACCGCGCGACCCAGCGCGATGCACGAGCTGCAAGCCGCCGCTGCCATCGGCCAGATGGGCCTGGTGCAAGCCTGGGAATCCAGCTTTGCCGAACATGGCCGCCACACGGCGCAGATCCTGCTGACCCACGACGACCTGTCCGACCGCAAGCGTTACCTCAACGCCCGCAGCACACTGCGCGCGCTGGTCGAGCTCAAAGTGATCCCGGTGATCAACGAGAATGACACGGTAGTCACCGACGAAATCCGCTTCGGCGACAACGACACCCTGGCCGCGCTGGTGGCCAACCTGGTGGAAGCCGACCTGCTGGTGATCCTCACCGACCGCGACGGCATGTTCGACGCCGACCCGCGCAACAACCCCGATGCCCAACTGATCTACGAAGCCCGCGCCGATGACCCGGCGCTGGATGCCGTGGCCGGCAGCGTCGGCGGCGCGCTGGGCCGTGGCGGCATGCAGACCAAGCTGCGTGCTGCACGCCTGGCCGCGCGTTCCGGCGCGCACACCATCATCGTCGGCGGGCGCCTGGAGCGTGTGCTGGACCGTCTCAAGGCCGGTGAGCGTATTGGCACGTTGCTGTCGCCGGAACGCGGCATGCTGGCGGCGCGAAAACAGTGGCTGGCCGGGCACCTGCAAACCCGTGGCACGCTGGTGCTGGACGATGGCGCCGTGTCGGCGCTGTCCCAGGGCAACAAGAGCCTGCTGCCAGTGGGTGTCAAGCTGGTGCAGGGCAGCTTCCGCCGTGGCGAGATGGTGGTGTGCGTTGCGCCCGACGGTCGTGAGATCGCCCGTGGCCTGGCCAACTACAGCGCCCTTGAAGCGCAGAAAATCATTGGACAATCGTCTGACGCGATTGTCGGACTATTAGGGTACATGGCCGAACCGGAGCTGGTTCACCGCGATAACCTGATCCTGGTCTAA